In a single window of the Chondrocystis sp. NIES-4102 genome:
- a CDS encoding TPR domain protein — MINIVKQQLELIKDQAVVKHKEGEKQKAISLYFQALELDENQPAWIYGNVITLLAETGQVELALDLKEQALKIHHQTEEVNRAIGLALNKQGDIENSIKYYLKALDINSNQPDWLYANLIENFSLQNKFEQAIAIGEKAVEIYPNCGWSNYHLGNCFAALNQWSKAINAYKIALSRNIESAQLQEKIDSLIQKNLLNIKGKNITIYLRAVDFDSSNLAPYYKLLYEDYKTVLILLKLALNLIATNNLSNAIQYYKQAIALNSQLVSFYLAHQDVFIDHFDVPKLINILQQEVGVISQTSVVLPSSNLNSLDYKYQKLLYIYHQALQLYPNEVEIYLEIANIYAQQNRFVKAISVCQRALYIAPQNLNLQILLTQFQNIQKRTYTSIQNLEGETSTYTRWLQKNSLQSSDLDWIPEIIDTFAYKPVFSIVVIVSDISVSHLVEMLESVLLQLYPYWEFYLVCEQYPAREGQGLRSLRQYLVKPQIITIIEEYIDKDPRIKLIVEEQQQDLALIYNSALKLLKGEFIIFLSQGDILAINSLYQIAELLNRHPEADIIYSDEDLVNEAGKYYNPYFKPDWCPDSFLSRMYTGQLGVYRHSTIQETGGFRTGYQTALIYDLVLRLTEKTNNIFHIPKILYHGRISATDVKEINKIKENKRAIEDALNRRRESGRVIENNQIAGIYTIRYSITTYKLVSIIIPTKNRGEILDKCLKSIFEKTTYPHYEVLIIDNGTEEENTLKIIQQWQNNHPDKCFCYRLDIAFNYSKLNNFGVSKAKGDYLLFLNNDTEIITKDWIEGMVEQAQRNSIGVVGAMLLYPDNTIQHAGVILGIRGVASHSHKYFQDIDPGYLNQLVATNNYSAVTAACLMCRREIFQEVNGFDETLQVAFNDVDFCLKIKTQGYNNIWLPYVVLYHYESQSRGEDDTPEKQARFQQEVATMNSRWGKLIEQDPCYNINLSNTKEDYSLRE; from the coding sequence ATGATTAATATTGTTAAACAACAATTAGAATTAATCAAAGATCAAGCAGTTGTAAAGCACAAAGAGGGGGAGAAACAAAAAGCCATTTCTTTATACTTTCAAGCTTTGGAATTAGATGAAAATCAGCCAGCTTGGATATATGGCAATGTGATAACTTTGTTGGCAGAAACAGGACAGGTAGAATTAGCACTAGACCTCAAAGAACAAGCCTTAAAAATTCATCACCAAACTGAAGAAGTTAATCGCGCAATAGGGTTAGCTTTAAATAAGCAAGGTGATATAGAAAATAGTATCAAGTATTATTTAAAAGCGTTAGATATAAATAGTAATCAGCCTGATTGGTTATATGCAAATCTAATTGAAAACTTTTCTTTACAAAATAAGTTTGAGCAAGCGATCGCGATCGGGGAAAAGGCAGTTGAAATCTATCCCAATTGTGGCTGGAGTAATTATCATTTGGGTAATTGTTTTGCTGCTTTAAATCAATGGTCAAAGGCAATTAATGCTTATAAAATAGCTTTAAGTAGAAATATAGAGTCCGCCCAGTTACAAGAAAAGATTGATAGTCTGATCCAAAAAAATCTTTTAAATATTAAAGGAAAAAATATAACAATATACTTAAGAGCAGTTGATTTTGATTCTAGTAATTTAGCTCCTTACTACAAATTACTTTATGAAGATTATAAGACTGTACTTATTTTACTTAAATTGGCTTTAAATTTAATTGCAACTAATAATTTAAGTAATGCTATTCAATATTATAAACAAGCGATCGCTCTTAATTCTCAGTTAGTTAGTTTTTATCTCGCTCATCAAGATGTTTTTATTGATCATTTTGATGTTCCAAAGCTTATTAATATATTGCAACAGGAAGTTGGGGTGATATCTCAAACTTCTGTTGTTTTGCCATCTTCTAACCTAAATTCCCTAGATTATAAGTATCAAAAGCTTTTATATATTTATCATCAAGCACTACAGCTTTATCCTAATGAGGTAGAAATATATTTAGAAATTGCTAATATATATGCTCAACAAAATAGATTTGTTAAAGCTATCTCTGTTTGTCAACGAGCTTTGTACATTGCACCTCAAAATCTTAATTTACAAATACTTTTAACACAGTTTCAAAATATCCAAAAAAGAACATACACTAGTATTCAAAATCTAGAAGGGGAGACTTCAACTTATACAAGATGGTTACAAAAGAATTCGCTTCAATCCTCTGATCTAGATTGGATACCAGAAATTATAGATACTTTTGCTTATAAACCTGTATTTAGTATTGTGGTTATAGTTTCTGATATTTCGGTATCTCACTTAGTAGAAATGTTAGAATCGGTTTTACTACAACTTTATCCTTACTGGGAGTTTTATTTAGTTTGTGAACAGTACCCCGCCCGTGAAGGACAAGGCTTGCGTTCACTTCGTCAATATTTAGTTAAGCCTCAAATTATAACTATTATAGAAGAATATATAGATAAAGATCCGAGGATTAAATTAATAGTAGAAGAGCAACAACAAGATTTAGCCTTAATCTATAATTCTGCTTTAAAATTATTAAAAGGTGAATTTATAATATTTCTTAGCCAGGGAGATATTCTAGCTATTAATTCCTTATATCAAATAGCTGAATTACTTAATCGTCACCCTGAAGCTGATATAATTTATTCCGACGAAGATCTAGTTAATGAAGCTGGTAAATATTATAATCCTTACTTTAAACCTGATTGGTGTCCTGATTCTTTTCTCTCTAGAATGTATACTGGTCAATTAGGAGTTTATCGTCATTCAACTATTCAAGAAACTGGCGGTTTCCGCACTGGCTATCAGACTGCATTAATTTATGATTTAGTTTTAAGATTGACAGAAAAAACTAATAATATTTTTCACATTCCCAAGATTTTATATCATGGGAGAATAAGTGCAACTGATGTTAAAGAAATCAATAAGATAAAAGAAAACAAAAGAGCTATAGAAGATGCTTTAAATCGTCGTCGAGAAAGCGGTAGGGTAATAGAAAATAATCAGATTGCAGGCATATATACAATTCGATATTCAATAACAACATATAAATTAGTCAGTATAATTATTCCCACTAAAAACCGTGGCGAAATCTTAGATAAATGTTTAAAATCTATCTTCGAGAAAACTACTTACCCCCACTATGAAGTACTTATCATAGATAACGGCACAGAGGAAGAAAATACTTTAAAAATTATACAGCAATGGCAGAATAATCATCCAGATAAATGTTTTTGCTACCGTCTAGATATTGCTTTTAATTATTCTAAATTAAATAATTTTGGAGTATCAAAAGCCAAAGGAGACTATCTACTATTTCTTAATAATGATACCGAAATAATTACCAAAGATTGGATAGAAGGGATGGTAGAGCAAGCTCAAAGAAACTCAATAGGAGTAGTAGGAGCAATGCTTTTATATCCTGATAATACTATTCAACACGCAGGAGTTATTTTAGGTATACGTGGAGTTGCAAGTCATAGTCATAAATATTTCCAAGATATAGATCCAGGTTATCTAAATCAACTTGTAGCAACTAATAATTATTCGGCGGTAACTGCTGCTTGTTTAATGTGTCGTCGAGAGATTTTTCAAGAGGTAAATGGCTTTGATGAGACTCTACAAGTAGCATTTAATGATGTTGACTTTTGTTTGAAAATTAAAACCCAAGGATATAATAATATCTGGCTACCTTATGTAGTTTTATATCATTATGAATCCCAAAGTCGCGGAGAAGATGATACGCCAGAAAAACAAGCAAGGTTTCAACAAGAAGTAGCTACAATGAATAGTAGATGGGGTAAATTAATTGAACAAGATCCTTGCTACAATATTAATTTAAGTAACACCAAAGAAGATTATAGTCTGCGGGAATAA
- a CDS encoding methyltransferase FkbM family protein — protein sequence MNNLSLKLLDNLNDNCIATSLNDLTHNLKFHFCEDKFESSLKFENFAPIFFNNNAGGVVAGGSYNWIKSKHINKSVHEPATIGAFAFIQKNFWDQIDTIFDVGALYGYFSLISKSMFPQATVFSFEMNPISYQALCQNINVNKHLQIPATRCVNIGLSDHTVFQKKVSVHNFMLEENEEGESIIDIVSIDDFCRISGFKPSLIKIDVEGYQAKILPGAMKTIETKKPIIILEFDSKQQLNKFGTTNKLITKPLFDLGYRCYWCKEQRNFNGGFQQLNYNDLSQEHEINSLSIFIP from the coding sequence ATGAATAATTTATCTCTAAAATTACTAGATAATTTGAATGATAATTGTATCGCCACATCATTGAATGATCTAACTCATAATCTCAAGTTTCATTTTTGTGAAGATAAGTTTGAATCTAGTTTAAAATTTGAAAATTTTGCCCCTATTTTTTTTAATAATAATGCAGGAGGAGTCGTTGCAGGTGGTTCTTATAATTGGATTAAAAGTAAACATATAAATAAATCTGTACATGAGCCTGCTACAATCGGAGCTTTTGCATTTATTCAAAAAAACTTTTGGGATCAAATAGATACAATTTTTGATGTTGGCGCACTTTATGGATACTTTTCATTAATTAGCAAAAGTATGTTTCCACAAGCTACTGTATTTAGTTTTGAGATGAATCCCATTAGTTATCAAGCTCTTTGCCAAAATATTAATGTAAACAAGCATTTGCAAATTCCAGCAACTCGATGTGTCAATATAGGTTTATCAGATCACACAGTTTTCCAGAAAAAAGTTTCTGTACATAATTTTATGCTGGAAGAAAATGAAGAAGGTGAATCTATTATTGATATTGTTTCAATAGATGATTTTTGTAGAATTAGTGGATTTAAACCTAGTCTGATAAAAATTGATGTAGAAGGGTATCAAGCTAAAATTTTACCTGGTGCTATGAAAACTATCGAAACAAAAAAACCAATAATTATTCTTGAATTTGATAGTAAACAACAATTAAATAAATTTGGTACTACAAATAAACTGATTACAAAACCACTATTCGATTTAGGTTACAGATGCTATTGGTGCAAAGAACAGCGTAATTTTAATGGTGGTTTTCAACAATTGAATTATAATGATTTGAGCCAAGAGCATGAAATTAATTCTCTTAGTATATTTATACCCTAA
- a CDS encoding putative glycosyltransferase, which produces MSLTIDDLHNLAVIKHKENKLEEALSLYSKSIELNEHQPAWIYANAITIAAQIGDYEEGGKLKEKAEQIYNNSDEIYRAIGLAANKQGDFRNAINYYLKSLEINASQPNWLYSSLIENLVNINELPKAIEIGQSGLKIHNDFAWINYHLGEAYAVLENWSEALSYYTKAAQIEPNLPNIQGKINLAIMSIAENKDRESEPKEEIEDIAETINSYTRAIKLDAHQPLWLYCKVINHLILDNQLDIAIQIINQATQIYPQEADLFRSNYHKIFAENNHNVNSLLNLIIALEKNKELEQAITICQRSLNLHPNNQQLKTCLAKLTQQSNSTQNFDKINEISQLPGWKEYHEQANQAQSQGKLEEAIALYQQSIIRNPYYSWSYHNLADSLLKLGKLEDAVIFYHRALELYPDYFWSSYNLGVAYNKLGRWSDAIDLYYRSMRLNPSSHLPYQGLNNSLQQRWNAMFTQGDMLLKQGKREDASAIFRQTIQLFKNFSYTPKLENAKEVPVNPKVILIVDNHLDQCLHYRVEQKIEQLEKVGIAVEYFPWQDVKLAKNKLHFYHVVIFYRVPALPEIIETIEYAKAIKKVVFYEIDDLIFNEQEYPDPIESYGGMVSEDQYRGLVRGTTLFHEAMALCDYGIASTPALAKEVEKVVGKKTCFIHRNALDSLNSEFIKLKIPKLAKDYLSIFYGSGTKAHNADFEELAAPAIARILDRYPNVRLTLMGYLTLPVVLQPYQQQIDQVDLVKDVSIYWEFLRQADINIAVLLPTPVNNCKSELKWFEAACMGIPSVVSNTQTYREIISDGVDGLIAKTPEEWYAKLELLVLDAEFRLKIAKTAAQRVWKEYSIPVMAKNIQNIIIAGIEQDTRAGKLKPRTSKKKLLIVNVFYPPQSIGGATRIVKDNVDVLKANYGNEYEIYIFTTDDGNPHPYEILEYSYQGIHVTKVSSPMIVGMDWQYQNPKMYEIFRQYLEFNQPDLIHFHCVQRLTASVLEAAADLNIPYLVTVHDAWWISDHQFLVNERGIECNYQQNDPLVAALDSQDLTSCLKRQRYLKQRLKQASAILAVSEAFTKLYRRNGIVKTQANRNGIIPQPRLARKPSTTGKVRLAHIGGMAAHKGYFLFKDAVEKAQLSNCEVIIVSHAQVAGSVKYDSWGNTPVTFIAKIPQTEINKFYASIDVLIAPSMWPESFGLVTREAAAAGVWVVASNKGALAEDLIDGVNAHVFNPDQVENLISILQNIDRNATFYLQEVSKPTSIRTTEQQVKELINIYQSVFN; this is translated from the coding sequence ATGTCTTTAACAATTGATGATCTACATAATCTAGCTGTAATTAAACATAAAGAAAATAAACTAGAGGAAGCTTTATCTCTTTATTCAAAATCAATCGAATTAAATGAGCATCAACCAGCCTGGATTTATGCTAATGCCATTACTATAGCAGCACAAATAGGTGATTACGAGGAAGGAGGGAAACTTAAAGAAAAAGCCGAACAAATTTATAATAATTCTGATGAGATTTATCGTGCTATAGGCTTGGCTGCTAATAAACAGGGAGATTTTAGAAATGCTATTAACTATTATTTAAAATCTTTAGAAATTAATGCTAGTCAACCCAATTGGTTATATTCCTCTTTAATTGAAAATTTGGTAAATATTAATGAGTTGCCAAAGGCGATTGAAATTGGTCAAAGCGGATTAAAAATACATAATGATTTTGCTTGGATTAATTATCATTTAGGAGAGGCTTATGCTGTTTTAGAAAATTGGTCGGAGGCATTATCTTACTATACTAAAGCTGCTCAAATTGAACCTAATTTACCAAATATTCAGGGTAAGATTAATTTGGCAATTATGAGTATTGCTGAGAACAAAGATAGGGAATCTGAGCCAAAAGAAGAAATCGAAGATATTGCGGAAACTATTAATAGTTATACTAGGGCGATTAAGTTAGATGCTCATCAACCCCTATGGTTATATTGTAAAGTTATTAATCATTTGATTTTAGATAATCAGTTAGATATTGCCATTCAAATAATTAATCAAGCTACACAAATATATCCCCAAGAAGCTGATCTATTTCGTTCAAATTACCACAAAATATTTGCCGAAAATAATCACAATGTAAATTCATTATTAAATTTAATAATAGCTTTAGAAAAAAATAAAGAATTAGAACAAGCAATTACAATCTGCCAAAGAAGCTTAAACCTGCATCCCAATAATCAACAATTAAAAACTTGTTTAGCAAAACTTACTCAACAATCAAATTCAACTCAAAACTTTGATAAGATTAATGAAATCTCCCAATTACCTGGGTGGAAAGAATACCACGAGCAAGCAAACCAGGCACAGTCTCAGGGAAAACTAGAAGAAGCGATCGCCCTTTATCAACAATCAATTATTCGCAACCCCTACTATTCTTGGTCTTATCATAATTTGGCTGACAGCTTATTAAAGTTAGGTAAATTAGAAGATGCTGTCATTTTTTATCACAGGGCGTTAGAATTATATCCCGATTATTTTTGGTCTTCTTATAATTTGGGTGTTGCCTATAATAAGCTGGGTAGATGGAGTGATGCCATTGATTTATATTACCGTAGCATGAGGCTAAATCCTAGTTCCCACCTGCCTTATCAAGGATTAAACAATAGCTTGCAGCAGAGATGGAATGCCATGTTTACCCAAGGGGATATGCTGCTAAAGCAAGGAAAGAGAGAAGACGCAAGTGCAATTTTTCGGCAAACAATTCAACTATTTAAAAATTTCTCTTATACCCCTAAGCTAGAAAATGCTAAGGAAGTCCCCGTTAATCCTAAAGTAATTTTAATAGTAGATAATCACTTAGATCAATGTTTACATTATCGAGTTGAACAAAAAATTGAACAATTAGAAAAAGTTGGAATTGCTGTGGAATATTTCCCTTGGCAAGATGTCAAACTAGCCAAAAATAAACTGCACTTCTATCATGTGGTTATATTTTACCGCGTTCCAGCTTTACCAGAGATTATCGAAACAATTGAATACGCTAAAGCTATCAAAAAAGTAGTTTTCTACGAAATAGACGATTTAATTTTTAATGAGCAAGAATACCCCGATCCCATTGAAAGTTATGGGGGAATGGTATCGGAAGATCAATATCGAGGCTTAGTTAGGGGTACTACTTTATTTCATGAGGCGATGGCTTTATGTGATTATGGTATAGCTTCAACTCCAGCTTTAGCTAAAGAAGTAGAAAAAGTTGTGGGTAAAAAAACTTGCTTTATCCATCGCAACGCCTTAGATAGTCTTAACTCAGAATTTATCAAACTTAAAATTCCGAAATTAGCTAAAGATTACCTCTCCATCTTTTATGGTAGTGGGACAAAAGCTCACAATGCCGACTTTGAGGAGTTAGCAGCACCTGCGATCGCTAGAATTCTGGATCGATACCCTAACGTCAGATTGACCTTAATGGGATATTTAACCCTACCCGTTGTGTTGCAACCCTATCAACAGCAGATTGACCAAGTAGATCTAGTTAAAGATGTCTCTATCTATTGGGAATTTCTTAGACAAGCAGATATTAATATTGCTGTCTTACTACCAACACCCGTTAATAATTGCAAAAGTGAATTGAAATGGTTTGAAGCAGCTTGTATGGGTATCCCTTCTGTAGTCAGTAATACTCAAACCTATAGGGAGATTATTTCAGATGGGGTCGATGGCTTAATTGCTAAAACCCCTGAAGAATGGTACGCCAAATTAGAATTATTAGTCTTAGATGCTGAATTTCGCCTAAAAATAGCCAAAACTGCTGCTCAACGAGTTTGGAAGGAATACAGTATTCCAGTTATGGCAAAAAATATTCAAAATATTATCATCGCTGGTATTGAGCAAGATACTCGTGCAGGTAAACTAAAACCTCGTACCTCCAAAAAGAAACTACTAATTGTCAACGTTTTTTATCCTCCCCAAAGTATTGGTGGTGCAACGCGCATTGTTAAAGATAATGTCGATGTCCTAAAGGCTAATTACGGCAATGAGTATGAAATTTATATTTTTACTACCGACGATGGTAATCCTCATCCCTATGAAATTTTAGAATATAGCTATCAAGGAATTCATGTTACTAAAGTTAGTTCACCTATGATAGTTGGGATGGACTGGCAATATCAAAATCCTAAAATGTATGAGATATTCAGGCAATATCTAGAGTTTAATCAACCTGACTTGATCCATTTTCACTGTGTCCAACGGTTAACCGCCTCAGTATTAGAAGCAGCAGCAGATTTAAATATTCCTTATCTTGTTACTGTACATGATGCTTGGTGGATTAGTGATCATCAATTTCTAGTCAACGAGCGAGGAATTGAATGTAACTATCAACAAAATGATCCTTTAGTAGCAGCGTTAGATAGTCAGGATCTTACTAGTTGCCTAAAGCGTCAACGTTACCTAAAACAGCGTCTAAAACAAGCAAGTGCTATATTAGCAGTCTCTGAAGCTTTTACTAAATTATATCGTCGCAATGGTATCGTTAAGACTCAAGCTAATCGCAATGGCATTATTCCTCAACCTCGCTTGGCCAGAAAACCTTCAACCACAGGTAAAGTTCGTTTAGCTCATATTGGAGGTATGGCAGCCCATAAAGGCTATTTTCTATTTAAAGATGCGGTAGAAAAAGCACAATTGTCTAATTGCGAGGTGATTATTGTTTCCCATGCTCAAGTTGCAGGCTCAGTTAAATATGATAGCTGGGGAAACACACCAGTAACCTTTATTGCTAAAATTCCTCAAACAGAAATAAACAAATTCTATGCCAGTATAGATGTTTTAATTGCTCCTTCTATGTGGCCTGAAAGCTTTGGATTAGTAACTCGTGAAGCAGCAGCAGCAGGGGTTTGGGTAGTTGCATCTAATAAAGGTGCATTAGCGGAAGATTTGATTGATGGGGTTAATGCTCATGTATTTAATCCCGATCAGGTTGAGAATTTGATTAGTATTCTACAAAACATTGATCGCAATGCCACTTTTTATCTTCAAGAAGTATCTAAACCTACATCTATTAGAACTACAGAACAACAGGTGAAAGAATTAATTAATATATATCAATCAGTCTTTAATTAA